The Chryseobacterium nakagawai genome has a segment encoding these proteins:
- the rlmF gene encoding 23S rRNA (adenine(1618)-N(6))-methyltransferase RlmF, with product MSTEKSSLHTRNLHRNPYDFDRLISCVPELKHYVFVNIHGTTTINFSIPEAVKLLNKALLFHFYNVKDWDIPDTNLCPPIPGRADYVHYIADLLAEKNGEIPTGTSVKGLDVGVGANLVYPLIAHKSYGWKMLGTDINEDSLKNAQYILDQNPDLSSSIELKHQPDSKYIFKNILNPEDRFTFSMCNPPFHDSKESMIKGNLRKTKNLNKGKDRKTLLNFGGQQSELWCEGGELKFITNVINESVQYSSQILWFTCLVSKKDNLYKLTTLLKKVKAVEVKTIDMAQGQKISRILVWTFIPQQNRKSF from the coding sequence ATGTCCACAGAAAAATCCAGTCTGCATACAAGAAATCTGCACCGTAATCCTTATGATTTTGATCGGCTTATTTCTTGTGTGCCAGAACTGAAACATTATGTTTTTGTGAATATTCATGGGACAACAACTATTAATTTCAGTATTCCTGAAGCTGTAAAATTACTCAACAAGGCTTTATTATTCCATTTTTATAATGTTAAAGATTGGGATATTCCCGACACCAATTTATGTCCACCTATTCCTGGGCGGGCAGATTACGTTCATTATATTGCTGATCTGTTAGCAGAAAAAAATGGTGAAATTCCAACCGGGACTTCTGTAAAAGGACTTGATGTTGGAGTAGGAGCAAACCTCGTTTATCCTTTGATTGCCCATAAATCTTATGGTTGGAAGATGCTTGGGACGGATATCAATGAAGACTCTTTAAAAAATGCACAATATATCCTGGATCAGAATCCAGATTTGTCCTCATCAATTGAATTGAAACATCAGCCTGATTCCAAGTATATTTTCAAAAATATACTAAATCCTGAAGACCGGTTTACATTTTCTATGTGTAATCCCCCTTTTCATGATTCAAAAGAATCTATGATAAAAGGAAACCTTCGAAAAACAAAGAATTTAAATAAAGGAAAAGACAGGAAAACGTTGCTCAATTTTGGGGGACAACAATCAGAATTATGGTGTGAAGGCGGAGAATTGAAATTCATTACCAATGTGATTAATGAAAGTGTTCAATATTCATCACAGATTCTTTGGTTTACTTGTCTGGTTTCAAAAAAAGACAATTTATATAAATTAACTACCCTTTTAAAGAAAGTAAAGGCTGTAGAGGTGAAAACCATTGATATGGCTCAGGGACAGAAAATAAGTAGAATATTGGTGTGGACATTTATTCCTCAACAGAATAGGAAAAGCTTTTAA
- a CDS encoding GNAT family N-acetyltransferase yields the protein MKYQIKQANEITDKEIEHILPLWDVSAWNTMKPAYFRTFFKDSEFHFLMDLHSEILAVLRLNFDFALEISGEQYPFAEVVGLVAAHQKKGYGAKLLEYFKENVTQRKMETIGFCHTDLRPFYEKCSIEILYDKAKAIKEHTGSEWINSEDDDILIFNISQKEKEQLTTLSPQNNAYLITKE from the coding sequence ATGAAATATCAGATTAAACAAGCCAACGAAATAACAGACAAAGAAATTGAACATATTCTTCCGCTCTGGGATGTTTCTGCATGGAACACGATGAAACCTGCCTATTTCCGTACCTTTTTTAAAGATTCGGAGTTTCATTTTCTCATGGATTTACATTCTGAAATTCTGGCCGTTCTCCGGCTTAATTTTGATTTTGCACTGGAAATCTCTGGGGAACAATACCCTTTCGCAGAAGTTGTAGGATTGGTTGCTGCCCATCAAAAAAAAGGATATGGAGCAAAGTTGTTAGAATATTTTAAAGAAAATGTTACCCAAAGAAAAATGGAGACCATTGGTTTTTGCCATACTGATCTTCGTCCGTTTTATGAAAAATGTAGTATTGAAATCCTTTATGATAAGGCAAAAGCTATTAAGGAACATACAGGTTCGGAATGGATCAATTCGGAAGATGATGATATTTTAATATTTAATATCTCTCAAAAAGAAAAAGAACAGCTCACTACATTGAGCCCACAAAATAATGCTTATTTAATTACTAAAGAATAA
- the tnpA gene encoding IS200/IS605 family transposase: protein MPQSLVKNYIHIVFSTKYRNDFIDENIENELYAYIATLCKDFESYALQIGGTDNHIHILCRLSRKIALMKLVQEIKAHSSKWIKTKGRKYENFFWQDGYGAFSVGGKDVHIVSKYIKNQRQHHQKQDFKNELVEILEKHKMDYDEKFLWD from the coding sequence ATGCCACAATCATTAGTCAAAAATTACATTCATATCGTATTCAGTACAAAATACCGGAATGATTTTATAGATGAAAACATAGAAAATGAATTGTACGCCTACATTGCTACATTATGTAAAGATTTTGAAAGCTATGCATTACAGATTGGCGGAACAGACAATCATATTCACATTCTTTGTAGATTGTCCAGGAAAATTGCATTAATGAAATTGGTTCAGGAAATAAAGGCACATTCCTCAAAATGGATCAAAACAAAAGGCAGGAAATATGAGAATTTCTTTTGGCAGGATGGTTATGGTGCGTTTTCAGTAGGTGGAAAAGATGTTCACATTGTGTCAAAATATATTAAAAATCAACGCCAGCATCATCAAAAACAGGATTTTAAAAATGAACTTGTGGAGATATTGGAAAAACATAAAATGGATTATGATGAAAAATTTTTATGGGATTAG
- a CDS encoding anthranilate synthase component I family protein: MFTQKIKIKTVSKKTLGDLHTPMNIYLKIRDKFRDTILLESSDSKSIDNNFSFIAINAVAGIEVKNLNEFEIKLPDSAPLKQFIMERNISEIFEEFRTIFDCEKTNDPIEQTAQSLFGYTSFEAVQFFENINLKAQSPEVEIPILRYRLYQYVIAINHFNDEMHIIENQMDGVKSELHLLENLIKNQNTPVYPFEKNGQETSNITDEDYIELVKTAQKHCMRGDVFQLVLSRRFEQKFKGDEFNVYRALRNINPSPYLFYFDYGNYKLFGSSPESQLIIKDNKAIIHPIAGTSKRTGNLETDLQAIEVLKNDPKENAEHTMLVDLARNDLGKLGKNVTVTKLKEIQLFSHVIHMVSEVTADLPQQINPLDMISATFPQGTLSGAPKHKALQLINQYEKDSRGYYGGCIGIVGLNGTCNQAIMIRTFLSKNNTLYYQAGAGLVAKSVPENELQEVNNKLNALKKAVEKAEKIVVES, translated from the coding sequence ATGTTTACACAAAAAATCAAAATAAAAACCGTTTCGAAAAAAACTCTTGGAGATCTTCATACTCCAATGAATATTTATCTTAAGATCAGAGACAAATTCAGAGACACGATCCTTCTGGAAAGCTCAGATTCAAAAAGTATTGATAACAATTTTTCCTTTATAGCGATCAATGCCGTTGCAGGAATTGAAGTGAAAAACTTAAATGAATTTGAAATCAAGCTTCCTGACTCTGCTCCGCTAAAGCAATTCATTATGGAGCGCAATATCTCTGAGATATTTGAAGAGTTCCGTACTATTTTTGATTGTGAAAAAACCAATGATCCTATTGAACAAACTGCACAGAGCCTTTTCGGATATACAAGCTTTGAAGCGGTACAGTTTTTTGAAAACATCAATTTAAAAGCACAAAGTCCGGAAGTAGAAATTCCAATTCTGAGATATAGATTATACCAATATGTAATTGCCATCAATCACTTCAATGATGAAATGCATATTATTGAAAACCAAATGGATGGTGTAAAATCTGAACTACATCTTTTAGAAAACCTCATCAAAAATCAAAATACCCCAGTCTATCCATTTGAAAAAAACGGTCAGGAAACGTCCAACATTACTGATGAAGATTATATCGAATTGGTAAAAACAGCTCAGAAACACTGTATGAGAGGTGATGTATTCCAATTGGTACTGAGCAGAAGATTTGAGCAGAAATTCAAAGGTGATGAATTCAATGTTTACCGTGCTTTAAGAAACATCAACCCTTCTCCTTACCTATTTTATTTTGATTATGGAAACTATAAACTATTCGGATCAAGTCCTGAAAGCCAGTTAATCATTAAAGACAACAAAGCTATTATTCATCCGATTGCCGGAACTTCCAAAAGAACCGGGAATTTAGAAACAGACCTTCAAGCTATTGAAGTCTTAAAGAATGATCCTAAAGAAAATGCTGAACACACAATGCTGGTAGATCTAGCTCGTAACGATCTTGGAAAGCTGGGTAAAAATGTAACAGTGACTAAACTTAAAGAAATTCAGCTTTTCTCTCACGTCATCCACATGGTAAGTGAAGTAACTGCAGACCTTCCCCAGCAAATCAATCCTCTAGACATGATCTCTGCCACTTTCCCTCAGGGAACCTTAAGCGGAGCCCCAAAACATAAAGCTCTTCAACTCATTAATCAATATGAAAAAGATTCCCGTGGGTATTACGGAGGTTGTATAGGGATTGTCGGATTAAACGGAACCTGCAATCAAGCCATTATGATCAGAACCTTTTTAAGCAAAAACAATACACTATATTATCAGGCAGGAGCCGGTCTTGTTGCAAAATCTGTCCCTGAAAATGAGTTGCAGGAAGTCAATAACAAATTAAATGCCCTAAAAAAAGCAGTAGAAAAGGCAGAAAAAATTGTCGTAGAAAGCTAA
- a CDS encoding cupin domain-containing protein: MTKKNLLSTALFAALTALSLSCDNSSSDIQSSEYSDKIESVTLLKTTKSWEGTLYPNYPSGQPEISVLKIFVPPQ, translated from the coding sequence ATGACTAAAAAGAATTTATTGAGTACAGCTCTTTTTGCTGCACTCACTGCCCTTTCATTGTCTTGTGACAATTCTTCATCAGATATTCAATCCTCTGAATATTCTGATAAAATAGAATCCGTAACCTTATTAAAAACGACAAAATCATGGGAAGGAACATTGTACCCCAACTATCCGAGTGGACAACCTGAAATTTCTGTACTTAAAATTTTCGTCCCACCTCAATAA
- the trpB gene encoding tryptophan synthase subunit beta encodes MNYKNPDEHGYYGEFGGAFIPEMLYPNVEELQKNYLEIIESEDFQNEYQDLLKNYVGRATPLYFAKNLSNKYNTQIYLKREDLNHTGAHKINNALGQVLLAKRLGKTRIIAETGAGQHGVATATACALLGLECIVYMGEIDIQRQAPNVARMKMLGAEVIAATSGSKTLKDAVNEALRDWINNPVTTHYVIGSVVGPHPFPDLVARFQSIISKEIKEQLKEKIGRENPDYVIACVGGGSNAAGTFYHFVDEKEVKIIAAEAGGHGVDSGKSAATTFLGTLGVLHGSKSLVMQTEDGQVIEPHSISAGLDYPGIGPFHANLFKEKRAEFFSINDDEALKCAFELTKLEGIIPALESSHALAVLDKKKFNKEDIVVICLSGRGDKDMETYLKNL; translated from the coding sequence ATGAATTATAAAAACCCTGATGAACATGGATATTATGGAGAATTTGGAGGAGCTTTTATCCCCGAAATGCTTTATCCGAATGTAGAAGAACTGCAAAAGAATTATCTTGAAATCATTGAGTCGGAAGACTTTCAGAATGAATACCAGGATTTGCTTAAAAATTATGTAGGCAGGGCAACTCCGTTGTATTTTGCTAAAAACTTAAGTAACAAATACAATACACAGATCTATTTAAAACGGGAAGATCTCAACCATACCGGAGCTCACAAGATTAATAATGCTTTAGGACAGGTTCTTCTGGCAAAACGCCTTGGAAAAACAAGGATTATTGCAGAAACCGGAGCCGGACAACATGGTGTAGCAACAGCAACAGCCTGTGCCTTGCTTGGTCTTGAGTGTATCGTATATATGGGAGAAATTGATATCCAAAGACAGGCGCCCAATGTAGCCAGAATGAAAATGCTGGGTGCAGAGGTTATAGCAGCCACTTCAGGATCAAAAACACTGAAAGATGCAGTCAATGAAGCTCTAAGAGATTGGATCAATAATCCTGTTACGACTCATTATGTGATTGGAAGTGTGGTAGGGCCTCACCCTTTCCCGGATCTTGTAGCAAGATTTCAAAGCATCATTTCAAAAGAGATTAAGGAGCAACTTAAAGAAAAAATCGGGAGAGAAAATCCAGATTATGTGATTGCTTGTGTAGGTGGTGGAAGCAATGCTGCCGGAACTTTTTACCATTTTGTAGATGAAAAAGAGGTAAAAATCATTGCTGCTGAAGCTGGAGGTCATGGAGTGGACTCTGGGAAATCCGCAGCCACGACCTTCTTAGGAACGCTAGGGGTACTTCATGGAAGCAAAAGTCTTGTGATGCAAACTGAAGATGGTCAGGTCATTGAACCTCATTCAATTTCTGCAGGGCTTGATTATCCAGGAATCGGACCTTTTCACGCGAACTTATTCAAGGAAAAAAGAGCTGAGTTTTTCAGTATTAATGATGATGAAGCCTTGAAATGTGCTTTTGAACTAACCAAACTGGAAGGAATTATTCCTGCTCTTGAAAGTTCTCATGCTCTTGCAGTTTTAGACAAGAAAAAATTCAATAAAGAGGATATTGTCGTTATTTGCTTAAGTGGGCGTGGAGATAAGGATATGGAGACCTATCTTAAAAATTTGTAA
- a CDS encoding phosphoribosylanthranilate isomerase: protein MNQQQATHYTSPALKVCGLTNLDQIQELIDINTDFLGFIFYEKSPRYVLNHLSIEDIAQINHQEKVGVFVNEKIETIVEIAEKGKLNLIQLHGDEDDSLITELRKQLNPDVKIIKVIRIGNNTAENKEKIAKIFNDNPATYNLQPINFYLFDTDSKAFGGTGQLFDWNLLNDFDIPLPYFLSGGISEENIKNMEGLKQKPFALDINSKFEIAPGDKDVNRIKKFKTIIPKSPNGTI, encoded by the coding sequence ATGAACCAACAGCAAGCAACCCATTACACCTCTCCTGCCCTTAAAGTCTGTGGTCTGACAAATCTCGACCAGATACAGGAATTAATTGACATCAATACAGATTTCTTAGGCTTTATTTTTTACGAAAAATCGCCACGATATGTTCTGAATCATTTGAGCATTGAAGATATTGCACAGATTAATCATCAGGAAAAAGTTGGGGTTTTTGTCAATGAAAAAATTGAAACCATTGTTGAAATAGCTGAAAAAGGAAAGCTTAATTTGATTCAATTGCATGGTGATGAGGATGACAGCCTAATTACTGAACTAAGAAAACAACTGAACCCAGATGTTAAAATCATCAAAGTGATAAGAATCGGAAATAATACAGCTGAAAACAAAGAGAAAATAGCAAAGATCTTCAATGATAATCCGGCGACCTACAACCTACAACCTATCAACTTCTACCTGTTTGACACAGACAGCAAGGCATTTGGAGGAACAGGTCAACTATTTGACTGGAATTTATTAAATGACTTTGATATTCCACTACCCTATTTCCTGAGTGGTGGTATTTCAGAAGAGAATATCAAGAATATGGAAGGATTAAAACAGAAGCCATTTGCCTTAGATATTAATTCAAAATTTGAGATAGCTCCGGGTGATAAGGATGTAAACAGGATTAAAAAATTTAAAACCATCATTCCAAAGAGTCCCAACGGGACGATTTAA
- the lipB gene encoding lipoyl(octanoyl) transferase LipB, translating into MNTNQNKAVEFEDLGIKEYQPAWDYQEQLMKSIIDTKIKNRDLPAEQHITTPNHLLFVEHPHVYTLGKSGHEENMLAGIDKLKEIEATYVKTNRGGDITYHGYGQIVGYPVLDLENFFTDIHLYMRNLEEVIIRTIAEYGLKGERSPGETGVWLDVGKPYARKMCAMGVKASRWVTLHGFALNVNTDMRYFEYIVPCGIKDKQVTSLKRELERELTPEEMEDVKAKIRKHFADVFQAELIYK; encoded by the coding sequence ATGAATACAAATCAAAATAAAGCAGTAGAATTTGAAGATTTAGGTATTAAAGAATATCAGCCCGCCTGGGATTATCAGGAACAGCTGATGAAGAGTATTATTGATACCAAAATAAAGAACCGCGACCTGCCTGCAGAACAGCATATTACCACCCCGAATCACCTTCTTTTTGTAGAACACCCGCATGTGTATACATTGGGAAAAAGTGGACACGAAGAAAATATGCTGGCCGGAATTGATAAACTGAAGGAAATAGAAGCCACTTATGTAAAAACCAATCGTGGCGGAGACATCACCTATCATGGCTATGGTCAGATTGTGGGTTATCCTGTTCTGGATCTTGAAAATTTCTTTACAGATATTCATTTATATATGAGAAATCTTGAAGAGGTTATCATCAGAACGATTGCCGAATATGGATTGAAAGGAGAACGTTCTCCCGGAGAAACCGGTGTTTGGCTGGATGTTGGGAAACCTTATGCCAGAAAGATGTGTGCAATGGGCGTAAAAGCTTCCCGATGGGTAACTCTACATGGCTTTGCTTTGAATGTGAATACAGATATGCGTTACTTTGAATACATTGTTCCATGCGGAATCAAGGATAAGCAGGTTACTTCTTTAAAAAGAGAACTGGAAAGAGAATTGACACCGGAAGAAATGGAAGATGTAAAAGCAAAAATCAGAAAGCATTTTGCGGATGTATTTCAAGCAGAACTGATTTATAAGTAA
- a CDS encoding anthranilate synthase component II: protein MNNNINTQQSPLKVLVFDNYDSFTYNLVQIIERILNQKVDVVRNDQITLEEVGKYDKIILSPGPGIPEEAGILLELIKEYASTKSILGVCLGQQAIAEAFGGNLINLTEIFHGVATTTDLVKQNTKLFKDLASGLEVGRYHSWAVNPENFPNELEVTAVDKDGMIMALQHKTYDVHGVQFHPESILTPDGEVIIRNFLNQ, encoded by the coding sequence ATGAATAACAATATCAATACTCAACAATCACCGCTTAAGGTTCTCGTTTTTGATAACTATGACAGCTTTACTTATAACCTTGTTCAGATCATCGAAAGAATCCTGAATCAGAAGGTAGATGTGGTAAGAAATGACCAGATCACTTTGGAAGAAGTCGGAAAATACGATAAAATCATTCTTTCTCCAGGACCTGGAATTCCGGAAGAGGCAGGAATTTTACTGGAACTTATTAAAGAATATGCTTCTACTAAAAGTATTTTAGGTGTGTGTTTGGGACAGCAGGCCATTGCAGAAGCTTTTGGTGGAAATCTAATCAATCTGACTGAAATTTTCCACGGAGTGGCTACCACTACTGATTTGGTAAAGCAAAACACCAAACTTTTTAAAGATCTAGCATCAGGGCTTGAAGTAGGAAGATACCACAGCTGGGCTGTTAATCCTGAAAACTTCCCCAATGAATTGGAAGTTACAGCAGTTGATAAAGACGGAATGATAATGGCCCTTCAGCATAAAACCTATGATGTACATGGAGTACAGTTTCATCCCGAAAGTATTTTAACTCCTGACGGAGAGGTAATCATCCGAAACTTTTTAAATCAGTAA
- the trpA gene encoding tryptophan synthase subunit alpha, with translation MKKLNIYFTAGIPELEDTADIIQLIQDSEADMIEIGMPYSDPVADGPVIQKAHELALQNGMTIEKLFSQLKTIKDKIKVPIILMGYINPVLSFGFEKFCKECSESGVSGLILPDLPPIEFEKNYQHILKNYGLNFTFLVTPETSDERIQYLDSLSSGFLYAVSSSSTTGNENTVLKNENYLTRLSDLPLKNPVMIGFGIKSKEDFENVTEKADGGIIGTAFVNVLLQDKDWKKNAIDFIHSIKA, from the coding sequence ATGAAAAAACTAAATATATACTTCACCGCAGGGATCCCAGAACTGGAAGATACTGCTGACATCATACAACTTATCCAGGACTCCGAAGCAGACATGATTGAGATCGGTATGCCTTATTCTGATCCCGTAGCCGATGGACCTGTGATTCAAAAAGCCCACGAACTGGCTTTACAAAACGGAATGACTATTGAGAAACTTTTTTCTCAATTAAAAACCATAAAAGATAAAATAAAAGTTCCCATCATCTTAATGGGATACATCAATCCTGTACTGAGCTTTGGTTTTGAAAAGTTTTGTAAAGAATGCTCAGAAAGCGGAGTTTCAGGACTTATTCTTCCTGACCTCCCTCCTATTGAATTTGAGAAAAACTATCAGCATATTCTGAAAAACTATGGCCTTAATTTCACCTTTTTGGTTACCCCTGAAACGTCTGATGAAAGAATACAATATTTGGATTCATTAAGCTCAGGATTTTTATATGCAGTAAGCTCATCTTCCACTACAGGAAATGAAAACACTGTTCTAAAGAATGAAAATTATCTGACCCGATTATCTGATCTTCCTCTTAAGAATCCGGTAATGATCGGTTTCGGAATAAAATCAAAAGAAGATTTTGAAAATGTGACTGAAAAAGCAGATGGCGGAATCATTGGAACAGCCTTTGTGAATGTGTTGCTGCAGGATAAAGATTGGAAGAAGAATGCCATAGATTTTATCCATTCCATAAAAGCTTAA
- the trpD gene encoding anthranilate phosphoribosyltransferase, producing the protein MKEILQYLFNHNTLSKSEAKAMMIEIAQNKFNAAEVTAFISVFLMRNITLKELEGFREALLQMAVPIHIDSSDAIDIVGTGGDGKNTINISTLASFVVAGAGQKVTKHGNYGASTTTGSSNVLEELGYQFKNSSEQLNEDLERANICFLHAPYFHPALQSVGLLRKSLGLRTFFNLLGPLVNPAKPQYSMIGVYNLEIARIYQYLLQKEEKDFILVHGLDGYDEISLTHDSKIITKKGEEIYSAEDLGFNPVTLEDIKAGNTIQETAKIFMNILEGKGTEQQNSVVLANASIALYHTHKFGTYDDCLMLAKESLESGKALKTFDLLIN; encoded by the coding sequence ATGAAAGAAATATTGCAATACCTGTTCAATCACAATACCTTATCAAAGTCTGAGGCCAAGGCCATGATGATTGAAATTGCTCAGAACAAGTTCAATGCAGCAGAAGTTACGGCCTTCATCAGTGTTTTTCTGATGCGAAATATCACATTAAAAGAATTGGAAGGCTTTAGAGAAGCCCTGTTGCAGATGGCGGTTCCTATCCATATTGATTCCAGTGATGCCATTGATATCGTAGGAACGGGAGGTGACGGAAAAAACACAATCAATATATCAACATTGGCCAGCTTTGTGGTGGCCGGAGCCGGGCAGAAGGTAACAAAACACGGAAATTATGGGGCTTCAACCACTACAGGCTCATCCAATGTACTGGAAGAACTTGGATATCAGTTCAAGAACAGTTCAGAGCAGCTGAATGAAGATCTTGAAAGAGCGAATATCTGCTTTTTACATGCCCCTTACTTCCACCCTGCTCTTCAATCCGTTGGATTATTGAGAAAATCCCTTGGATTAAGAACGTTCTTTAATCTTCTGGGTCCTTTGGTAAACCCTGCAAAACCTCAATATTCCATGATTGGAGTATATAACCTGGAAATTGCAAGAATTTATCAATATCTTTTACAAAAAGAGGAAAAGGATTTTATTTTAGTTCATGGATTGGATGGTTATGATGAGATCAGCCTTACCCATGACAGCAAAATCATCACCAAAAAAGGTGAAGAAATCTATTCTGCAGAAGATTTAGGATTCAATCCTGTAACCTTAGAAGATATTAAGGCCGGAAACACCATTCAGGAAACCGCAAAAATTTTCATGAATATTCTGGAAGGAAAAGGAACGGAACAACAAAACTCCGTGGTTTTAGCCAATGCATCCATAGCACTTTATCATACTCATAAATTCGGGACGTATGACGACTGTCTTATGTTGGCTAAGGAAAGCTTAGAAAGTGGAAAAGCATTAAAAACATTCGATCTTTTAATTAATTAA
- the trpC gene encoding indole-3-glycerol phosphate synthase TrpC, giving the protein MTILDKIIERKKEEILVSKATISIDQLKNTAFFGRKSSSLKESIRNKSGIIAEFKRQSPSKGIINDKVQPLEVTSAYENFGASGISILTDNDFFGGSSNDILAVRNHLNVPILRKDFMVDEYQFYEAKSMGADVILLIAACLSPNQVQEFTELAHELDLEVLLEIHTEEELKHFNSNIDLVGINNRNLKDFKVDLQHSVQLKDQLPKDTLSIAESGIYNLEDFKYLKEKGFDGFLMGEYFMRNTDPAKAFEEFSLLI; this is encoded by the coding sequence ATGACCATACTAGATAAAATTATTGAAAGAAAAAAAGAAGAGATTTTGGTTTCAAAGGCTACTATTTCCATCGATCAGTTAAAAAATACAGCATTTTTTGGAAGAAAGAGCTCTTCATTAAAAGAATCCATTAGAAATAAAAGCGGAATTATTGCTGAGTTTAAAAGGCAATCTCCGTCAAAAGGAATCATCAATGATAAAGTTCAGCCTTTAGAAGTTACTTCTGCTTATGAGAACTTTGGAGCAAGTGGGATTTCCATTCTTACAGATAATGACTTTTTTGGAGGAAGTTCTAATGATATTCTGGCTGTAAGAAATCATCTTAACGTACCAATTTTACGAAAAGATTTCATGGTTGATGAATACCAGTTTTATGAGGCCAAAAGCATGGGAGCTGATGTTATTTTACTGATAGCAGCCTGTCTTTCTCCTAATCAGGTTCAGGAGTTTACAGAATTGGCTCATGAATTGGATCTGGAAGTTTTATTGGAAATTCATACGGAAGAGGAACTGAAACATTTTAATTCTAACATTGATTTAGTCGGAATTAATAACAGAAATTTAAAGGATTTCAAAGTTGATTTACAGCATTCTGTCCAGCTAAAAGATCAACTTCCTAAAGACACTTTATCTATTGCAGAAAGCGGGATTTATAATCTTGAAGATTTTAAATATTTAAAGGAAAAAGGGTTTGATGGTTTTCTGATGGGAGAATATTTTATGAGGAATACAGATCCGGCAAAAGCATTTGAAGAGTTTTCTTTACTAATTTGA
- a CDS encoding cupin domain-containing protein: MDNLKFLYLKFSSHLNKALDWHKHPVINAAYIEKGEIQIEKKEDGKTQWIRQGEVLPEMVNIAHRGKTGDKGATLIVFYSGSPDIPISEPVH, translated from the coding sequence GTGGACAACCTGAAATTTCTGTACTTAAAATTTTCGTCCCACCTCAATAAAGCTTTAGACTGGCACAAACATCCGGTGATTAACGCAGCCTATATAGAAAAAGGTGAAATTCAGATTGAAAAGAAGGAAGATGGTAAAACACAATGGATAAGACAAGGCGAAGTACTTCCGGAAATGGTGAACATTGCCCACAGAGGCAAAACCGGAGATAAAGGAGCAACGTTAATTGTCTTCTACAGTGGATCTCCCGATATACCTATTTCAGAACCGGTCCATTAA
- a CDS encoding c-type cytochrome, producing MKNLFLAGALGLLIFSCSKKENTTEVASSDAASAPAQSNLSGDQIMETLDCSGCHSVNERMIGPSYQEIAAKYSDKDIELLASKIIEGGSGVWGGVPMAAHPQVSKEDAKKMVEYILSQKK from the coding sequence ATGAAAAACTTATTTTTGGCAGGAGCTTTAGGTCTTCTGATCTTTTCCTGTTCTAAAAAAGAAAATACAACAGAGGTAGCGTCTTCAGATGCTGCATCAGCTCCAGCTCAGTCCAATCTTTCCGGTGATCAGATCATGGAAACATTGGATTGTTCGGGGTGCCACTCTGTTAATGAGAGAATGATAGGACCTTCTTATCAGGAAATCGCAGCCAAATATTCTGACAAGGATATCGAGTTGTTGGCTTCCAAAATTATAGAAGGCGGTAGTGGAGTTTGGGGCGGAGTCCCTATGGCTGCTCATCCACAAGTATCTAAAGAAGATGCAAAAAAAATGGTGGAGTATATTCTAAGCCAGAAAAAATAA